The Macadamia integrifolia cultivar HAES 741 unplaced genomic scaffold, SCU_Mint_v3 scaffold445, whole genome shotgun sequence genome segment gGCCTACAACCGACACGTCAGATTCTCCGTTTGTAACGAAGATTCGGATCTCATTTGGTGGATTAGGAAAAAGTTGTGGCACTTCTTGTCGAGTTGGCAAGACGTCATCGAAAGAACCGCCCATGTGTGTATTATTATTCTATTACCTCGTGCCATTTCACATTTGTGGTCACAATTAATAAACTTTTCGGTTTGGTAGTgggagggtaaaaaaaaaaacatggtgtCGGCTTGACTTCGTACAAAGCCACAAAATCATCCTCTTTTACCCGTGAGTCTCAGTACTTTAAAGTATGTTATGATCATGAGAAGTGTGTTAAAAGTTATCGATTAGTTCAGTCACTTCCTTCTAACTGATATGGGATTAAAGAATGTATCCCTTTCAACACCTCTCCCTCATATTGCCCAATCTTTGGGACTTAACGAATCTGAGTCATGTTTTGGACGTGATAGATTGAATCGTCCAATATATATTGATGTAGTATTGTTATTGATCATTGTCAATATTGATACACACCAATCATAGTCGATATGATGCTAATACTTAAATCACTAGTTTAAGTAGGCTTTGATCCTAATTGAAAAACAAGTGGCTTGGcactttcttttttcaaatggGCTAAGTTAAATATTAGCATTGGTCTACATAAAAATGTTTGATTCTAGATCATAACAAGATTGGGATCTGAACCCGCCTTAATTTGAAAGTGTATAGTTACTTTGTTTTTTCCGTCATTTGGTAGTATTAGTTGATACTAGGATGCTTTTGTAAGTTATTCATGTGTTAAATTTCAATCCAATCAAATAACGACATTTATAAGAATAATACATTTAAAATTGTTTGaagttattttatatatatatatatatatatataaatgaagatTATCAAAACAGAGAGGTTGGGAGCTCCTTAATTGATAAAAAGTGTGATTACCAAAAACAATTATATATCATATTGTACTTATGGCTCATCAAGGATTTTCCACGCCTTTCCAATAGTTATATAAAGCTGCAAGACTACTTAATGGTGCTGCTGCTGCCTTCTCGACAACATCATTAAGCGTGTTGAAATTTTATGGATGAAAGGTCCAAATATCACAGCCTTAATGCTACGCAGTTATGTTTGTTGGCATTTAAACATTATCAAGTCCATGACATCATTTAATCAGCGTTTGATTTTCAATCTCAAGAACATTATTATGGATAAAAataagatatttaaaaaaaaaaatcaatatatatatatacaagaaaaatgaaacttaaAATAATTAGTTGTAGACTTGTAGATTAAGATGATATATCAAATTAAACAGGCATTCTATAAGAGAAATTCGCATTCCATCCGACAAAATGGAATAACCAAACTATTAATTCATGAGACAAAGTATGCTATACAAATCAGATACGGCTCCTCTCCTTAGTACCCATTGCCTAGCTCTGTTCATAGTTAACTGGGTGAGCACCACGTGGCAAGACAATGATCCAacattttgagagaggcacagaGAACGAGACGCTGATAGATGCTTAGATAATGAGGTGCCAAGAACCATTGAATCTTCGTCTCGCCACGTGATACTCGGCCAATtagctatgggcaagacctaGACAATGGACACTAAGAATAAGTACCTAATCCATACAAATCAGAGAAATTGTGCTTCAACcaactttttaatttttcatttctttatttcctaCCAAATATAGTTGCAGCAATAGCCTAGGATGACTTATAGTGTATGGTAGCTAcacttttgttttgttttgtttaacaCGCCTAAATTGTAGGTGTGCATCATTTTGATGGAACACTGGTGAAGTTATGAAGTCCTCTTGCCCCTCCgtatttctttctcttgttATTTGACTCAGAATAGATGGTATTTTAAGTAACAAAGGAAAATCCCTTTCGAGGAAATCGACAATGCCCAACcattttgggccaataaggtttCTTTCCCGTTATTTCTGTTGTTTAAAGGCTATACTCTTTACAGAATAGAATACACTACTACTACACTAGGGAATAGGGATGGTGCCTCTCAATAAAAGCGATAAAGGCTGGTACGGATGGAACCAGGAAACTGTAAAAAAATCAGATCAAGAGCGCTATGAAGGAACtcagttggaagttggaacccaTTCCCTCGCCATTGACATAAATGCCTTTCAATCCCAGACCAAGCAGTTGAAGGTTTGATAatatttcctctctctctctctctctctctctctctctcaacacacacacaaacacagtTCTTAATTTTTTTCGTCTTTCTAATGATGTACAAGTTGGGTTTGAAGAGTTGTTGGAAGTCGGTACCACTTGAAAGCTAGGGGAAGATAGAAACATGAAAATGATGTTAAGGGAGCCACTATATGACTCAAGTAGAACTCACTCTCAAAAGCTATCCGAACTCTTGAGTATTATTCATCGTCATAAACTAGCTTTTTCAAGTGAGTTCTACTCGAATCCCAACAAGATCAGAGCAAAGGTGTAGTATTTTGGCATGCCTAAGGATGGAGAAAATCCAGCAAGGAAGATCTCAGTTCCCACGTCCCCTCTCCCATGACAAAGGTATCAGATGTGAGTAATGTAATGTAAACACTTATTAAGAACTTGGCCATTCTCTCCTTAATAGCTAGCTTTTAAGGATGATCTTGGAAAAGCTCTAACTTATCACCTCACAAATTAAAGAGCGAGATAGGAGGACAGGGATGGACGGAAGTATAGAGAAACAAAGAGGGGCAGGAGTTGCAAGGATGGAGgcatggaggagagagagattttagaTCTTTCTAACTTTTTTTGTAGTCGATTCACAATCCTGATCCCATAAAGCAGATCGGTGGGGGTTGCTGTCGCCGATTAACCAATTCAGATCAGAATCAGCCTCGGCCAATGCCAATTTGGACCTCCTATAACCGTGGAAACAATAGCATCAATcccttaattaaaaaaatgccAATCCCGGACACAGCAATATGTTACCAAGCATCAACACTAGCTTGTATAGGGGGCTCATGGAAGGGGTTCCCTCTAGCCCAGTACCACATTCAGAAAAGGCAGGCTGCGTTCATTATGACGGAGAATAAGATACCTCAAAATACACAAGGAGTTCCAAACAACTCCTCATTTATCACAAACTACAAAGATGAAATCAAAGGGTATCAACTTGTAACACTCTCATGTACAAATGAAAGAATATTTCCTGCTAGCTGATGTCCTAATACTACATTACCTGCTCATCACAGGGATATCAGCAGCAAttcatgacaaaaaaaaaagagaaaaaaaaaaaaaaaaaaaaaaaaagaagacattaCCAAGGCAGGCACTGAAAGAGCAGATACAATATCATCAGTAGCCATTCTTCATGAGCAGGCAAACAGGACTTCTAGACATATAACAACCCACAAACACTGTACTAATATAATCACATTCCTAGGGCAGAGATGGGCACCAATAACAAGGCAACGACGAATGAGCAAAAGGAAGATGCAGAGAAACCACCAAAAAAATCTAGTGCAGTCACTCCTTGGGAAGGACTCAGAAGAGAGACACTCTCTTCTTCTGCATGTCCTGCTTCCACTTTGGCAGGCAGTAGAATGCCTCTTTTGTCATCCCCAATACAGTCTGGAACTCCTCGTCAGACAGATAGGactgaaaaacaaaacaaagaacaaGAATGACTAGCAAGAAAATTGTTAAATGTGATTTACagataaaatcatttttgaCCATGCAATATGACTAGATTCATTTGACAAAAACATTAACTCAGCAATGTCAAGATCACGaacctctctcttcttcaaatcaaTTCCTTTAGGTGTCTTGGTCGATTTCGTATTCAATTGATCATAACTGTACGTCTTACTACCATTCTCATCCTGCTGAGCCTCATCCTGCTCCATCTCCTGCTGGATCTCTTGCTTCAACTCTGACTCCTCTCCATTGCTGTCAGATATGGATAATAttccctcttctctttccttcactGGAGATTCTTGAGAGTCGTCCACCTCAGAGTTAGCATTTTCACTTTTCACCCCAGCTGCAACATACAATGATATCAGAAGCTCTAAAATTTGATAAGTAAGAATCTTAATAAACATGAGACCTACTGCAGAAGTCAAAGAACAGTCAACTATAATTGAGCATCTAACAATAATTGCCCCAAATCAGAAAGTGACACGGATTTTTCCAGATGAGGATAAATTTTTATAATCCCCAAGATAATTATTTTAGCACAAGAcaaaagaaaatgcaatagCTTTCATAATATTACATAAGCGCCTAGTTCGAACCAGAAGGCACTCCACATGTAATTCCTAATAGAATATACATGTCAGAGAAAAATACTATACAGCTCTGACAGATTTGAGGTCATTTTAGGCATTTGCAGCACAAAAGCATTAAACAATCATTCATCTTCCTACACAAAACATCTAGTCTACTCAACAAAGAATGTAATCATGCTTTCCCTACCAGAGCTTGTGTCTCTGGGTGGGCTTCTAGTACCTCGAGCAGGAGATGAATCAGGCGACCGCTTCTTCTGTTCAGCAGTTAGAACATTTGAAAGAGCAGCTACAGCAGCTGCTCTCTGTGAtcctcggcttgtactggatggcCTGGAAGCTGCAGCTTTGGTTGCACTGGATGGATTAAAGGCAGAGTTCAATGCAGCCAAAGCAGCAGCTCTTTGAGTTGCTCCTCCCTGATTTGAGTTGTTCGACTTATCTTGATTCTGCATGAATGTTGTAACGAAAGTAAAGACCAAAATCCCAAACTTGACACATGAAGATGTGGGTAATTTAGGGAAGAAACAGATGATCAACCAGGTCACAATATAATCCATTCAATAAAAATTTGCTATAGCGGTATCCACCAACCACAAAGCAATCTCAGACTAGGGTCCATTAAAAATTGAGCAACTCAAAGCttgggctatgtttggtagccatgAAAAGGAAATAGTACAAATGACATGATAAGACAAAAAACATGATTACACAATGAATTTTTATGTGTCCATCTCTCtccattcaaattcaatttttttattttttcttttcttggcttccaaacatgGCCTTAGTTTTCCCttttcaaaagtgaaaaaaTTGAACTTAACTGCACAGTATATTGTCAGTTAACAACAGGTGAACTGAATTCTAAACTAATATGCACAAAAGCTCACCCATCAAATGGCTACTTCATAGGCAATCAAATAAAAGCTTAGCACAAGCAATGAAGCAATGGCATATAACTAGTCAGGGGAAGCACATGGAATCTAGTCAACATGGCGAAGAACTCATGGACAAGATGCAGAACAAGaaatcaaaaatgaaaaattaccgTAGTCATCAATTTATCCCACCTAAAGCATCCACCGGGAGCAAGCACATCAGATTCgtggggaaagaaaataagcaaaaaaaaatgccttgaaaagGCAAAAGTCCTTAATAGGATCATGCTTCCTATCACTCaagatttaagaattttattgaaCAAATGTGATAGGGCCCAATGCTTGGAGCAATGGAAAAACGTTTGGGCATCAGGACTCAGGGCAAATGGCACAGTTTCGAGCCATGAGAGCGACCAGTTTGCACAAAAAACGCTGAGGTTAGGATCATTTCCAAACTCTCCCCTATCCCAGGACCCAATGGCAGGACCAGCACTGGGTAATGGCCCTTTTGTTGAATCAATGTGAtcctaaaatgataaaaaaaccTTGATCCAAATCACTAAAGCCAATTGGTTCACCAATTTTCTAA includes the following:
- the LOC122068601 gene encoding villin-3-like isoform X1; this translates as MFSLFGASHSSENQDKSNNSNQGGATQRAAALAALNSAFNPSSATKAAASRPSSTSRGSQRAAAVAALSNVLTAEQKKRSPDSSPARGTRSPPRDTSSAGVKSENANSEVDDSQESPVKEREEGILSISDSNGEESELKQEIQQEMEQDEAQQDENGSKTYSYDQLNTKSTKTPKGIDLKKRESYLSDEEFQTVLGMTKEAFYCLPKWKQDMQKKRVSLF
- the LOC122068601 gene encoding villin-3-like isoform X2, translated to MFSLFGASHSSENQDKSNNSNQGGATQRAAALAALNSAFNPSSATKAAASRPSSTSRGSQRAAAVAALSNVLTAEQKKRSPDSSPARAGVKSENANSEVDDSQESPVKEREEGILSISDSNGEESELKQEIQQEMEQDEAQQDENGSKTYSYDQLNTKSTKTPKGIDLKKRESYLSDEEFQTVLGMTKEAFYCLPKWKQDMQKKRVSLF